GGCCGGCGCACCGGCGGGCGGCGTCTTCGGCTTGGTGGGCAGGAGCCCGAGCGCCACCCAGCTCATCAGGTAGAAGAAGCCGGCGATCACCCACTTGCGGGTGCGCGTCTTCCGGCCGGCGTACAGGAACGCGGGGCCGGAGAGCAGGCCGAAGCAAAAGGTCAGCAGGACCCACCACGAGTGGCCCCACTCCCACACCGCCCCGCGGTTCGTGACGGCCATCTCTCAGCTCCCCCGCACCTGGCGCCGGCGCACCTCGTCCAGGCGGGCGTCGTCGGCGCGAACGTCGTCCGCACGCACGTGCTCGGCCTGGTGGTACTCCGCCGTGTACGCGGAGTCGGCCGTCTCGGCCTCCAGCAGCTCCTCGAGGATGGCGATGTAGTCGGTGCAGCGCTTTCCCTTGGCGCCGTGCACCTCGGCCTGCACGGTGCCGTCGGGAAAGATGCGGACGGTGAACGCCTCGCTCATCGTCCCGCCCTCACCGGCATGGCGTAGCGCAGGACCACGGACCCATCCGCGTCCACCTTCTCGCGCTCCAGCTTCATCCCCCGTTGCGCGGCCTTCTGCTTCAGCCGCTCGTACACGCGCGCCTGCACCAGGCGGGCGTAATCGTGCTCCAACGCCTCCACGAACGCCCGCGCCTGCTCCTCCGTCACGGTGCCCACGAACACGGCGTCGTGCCGCCCCTCCTCGCCGGGCTGAAAGACGATCCGGCCGCCCTCGACCTCGCTGTGCACGCCGGCCTGGTCTTCCACCGACTGGCATCCGTAGTCGTGGAGTGCCGCGCGCAGCAGCTCCGCGTCCTTGATGCGGGTGGGAAGGCGCAGCACGCGCTCGGTGTCCTCGCCGCTACCCTGGAACAGGCGCGGCATGGCGTCGGCGGCGGCGATGATGATGGGGACCAGCAGAAGCGAAACTCCCATGGCGTCCTCGTTAGAAGTCCACCGCGCGGCCGCCGCGCGCTTCGCTGATGTCGGCCGGGGGGGCGGGCGCGGCCCCGGCGGTGGGCGGGGTCGGCCCGCCGTTGTCGTTCGGCGAGTCGCCCGCCACCTGGTACTCGGCCCGGCCCTCGCGCGGCGTGGCGGCCACGGCGCGGATGGAGGCCCAGGCGCGGATGGCGCGAATCTGCTCCGCCTGCGTGACGGAGAGCGGCACCGTGTTCCTGATCACCCACTCGAAGTCGGCCATGCGGATGGCGCGCCGCTCGGAGAACGCCTCGAACAGCGCCGCGATCACCGCCTGCTCGATCTCCGCGCCCACGAAGCCTTCCGTGAGGCCCGACAGGTACTCGCAGGTCCGGTCGTCGATCGCGAAATCGCCCAGCACCGCGCGGTTCTTCAGGCGCTTGGCCAGGTGCACGGAAAAGATCTGCTTGCGCTCGGACCGCGTGGGGAGATCGACGAAGAAGATCTCGTCGAAGCGCCCCTTTCGCAGCAGCTCGGGCGGAAGGGAGTTGATGTTGTTGGCGGTGGCGATCACGAACACCGGCTTGGTCTTTTCCTGCATCCAGGTGAGGAACGAGCCGAAGATGCGCGTGGAGGTGCCGCCGTCCATGTCGCCCGCGCTGCCGAACCCCTTCTCGATCTCGTCGATCCACAGGATGGAGGGGGCGATGGCCTCGGCGGTAGCGATGGCCGTGCGCATGTTCTGCTCGCTGCTCCCCAGCAGTCCGCTGAACACGCGGCCCACGTCCAGGCGTAGCAGTGGCAGCTGCCA
This portion of the Longimicrobium sp. genome encodes:
- a CDS encoding DUF2997 domain-containing protein yields the protein MSEAFTVRIFPDGTVQAEVHGAKGKRCTDYIAILEELLEAETADSAYTAEYHQAEHVRADDVRADDARLDEVRRRQVRGS